The Cytobacillus oceanisediminis genomic interval TGTAGTCTGTTCTATTCTTTCCATTTTCAGTTGAAATGTTTCATAACAGGGCAAATTTAATTCCCAGCTAAAAATGATTGCTGAGATACCGATATTAGAAGGGAAATTGCACAAGATGCAGAAGTATTTTAGGACCAAAGTTATCTTGACTGCCGGCACCTTGTTTGTTTTTCTGTTAATAAGGATTTTAATTATGAAAGGAGGCGGCCTGTTGGAGAAAAGAAAACCACTTATTCTCGTGATATGCCTTATGCTTTTGGCTGGCATAACACAGGCGGAAACACAGGTTAAAGCTGAAAACAATTCTGTAACAATTACCACCAATAATCTTAACGTCCGTCAAGGACCAGGCTTAAGCTACCCAATTCTGGGACAAGCCCAGAAAGGAGATCAATTTAACACCCTTTCCCGTGAAGAAGAATGGATTAAAATTAATTTCCAGGGGGAAAATGGCTATGTGGCCAGCTGGCTTGTTTCCGATATGACCACCAGTCAGACAGGAGAAAAAGCAGCCAGTACAAATTCCCAGGCAGTCATTACAACAGATGGCCTGAGGGTGAGAAAGGGACCTGGTACAAGTTACGGTGTTCTGGGGACTATCCAGAAAGGAACAGCCTATAAGGTCAAGGGCACAGAAGGAAGCTGGGTTAAGATCCAAACTCCTTATGGAGATGGATGGGTCGCAAATGAATTCGTCCAATACAGCGGCAGCCAAAAGAAAAATTCACTAAGCAGCAGCAAAACCGGGAAAATCACAGCAAACTCCCTAAATGTGAGAACCAAGCCATCGCTTCAAAGTGACATCATCGGCAAACTAAATTCAGGGGAGACTGTAGCTGTTTTTTCTCAAAATGACAGCTGGACAGAAATCTCTTTCTCGGGCAATACCGGATGGATCAGCAGCCAATATATTGCGGTTCAATCCTCACCATCAGAAAGCAAGCCAAAACAGTCAGCATCCGGGAAATCCGGCACTGTTACAGCAACCTCTTTAACCATAAGAAATAAAGGATCGTTAAATGGGAAACCAATTGGTTCTGTTACAAAAGGCCAAACTTTTCCTATTCTTGAGCAAGCTGATAATTGGGCAAAGATAGAATATCAGCCTGGTTCTTATGGATGGGTGGCAAGCTGGTTCATAGACATAGCCGCCGAGAAGAATTCCGGCTCTTCCCAGCAAAGTGTAAACGGCAGTTCTGCAATTATATTACATAACGGATCAAATATTAGGAAAAAAGCCAGTACCCAATCGTCTGTCATTCACAGGGCAAATAAAGGGGATAGCTTTGAAATTATCAGTCTGAATAACGATTGGTACGAAATTCGCCTGCCAAACGGCGGGCAGGGTTTTGTTGCCGGATGGATCGTCACCGTTGAGGGATCTGCACCTGCAATAACAAAACCAGGGGCGGAAAAGCACCTGAAAAATAAAACAATCGTCCTTGATCCCGGCCATGGTGGCCGTGATAACGGGACAACAGGAGCTAGAGGGACCCGTGAAAAGGATATTACGATCAGGACCGCTCAATTGCTCGCCGAGAAACTAAGGGCGGCAGGTGCCAATGTCATTCTGACCAGGAACGGAGATACCTATTTGCCGCTTCCTTCCAGAGTAGGCATTTCACATTATCACAATGCAGATGCTTTTATCAGCATTCATTATGACAGCACCCCAGATCGGACTGCAAGAGGAGCGACTACCTATTACTATCATTCTTTTCAAAAGGAACTTGCAGCCAATATCCACTCTAATGTAACATCCATGACAAACCTGAGAGATCGGGGCTATAGAGTCGGAGATTATCATGTAATTAGAGAGAATAAACGCAATGCCGTTCTTATAGAACTTGGATACCTGAGCAATCCGGCTGAAGAAGCTCTGATTGCTTCTGCACAGTATCAGCAATCTGCAGCAGCAGGAATTTATCAGGGACTTGCCCGCTATTTCAAAAATTAGCAAAAGCCCCGGCACCCAAATGGGATGCCAGGGCTTTTTGCATAATTAAAAAACCTTACTTGCTTTCTAAAATTAACGTAACTGGTCCATCGTTGGTTAACTGAACATCCATCATGGCTCCGAATTCACCTGTTTCTACTTTTAGGCCTTTAACTTCTAAGTACCGGTTAAAAGCATCGTAGATTTTTACGGCATGCGCAGGGCTTGCCGCTTCCATGAAATTGGGCCGTCTGCCCTTTCGGCAATCTCCATATAAAGTAAACTGGGAGACCGAAAGAATTTCACCTTCCTGATCCAGCAGTGAAAAATTCATTTTGCCATTTTCATCTTCGAAGACTCGAAGATTGGCAATCTTATCAGCCAGAAAAGCTGCGTCCTCTTCCTTATCTTCATGGGTGACTCCAACGAGCAAAACAAACCCCTTTTTGATGCTTCCGACGGTTTTGCCGTCCACCGTTACGCTGGCTTCTTTGCTTCGCTGCACTACAACACGCATTCTATCTGCTCCCCTTAGTTCATAATCCTTCTTACTGCATAAATATCAGGGATTTGTTTAATCCTTTCCACAACCTTTTGCAGGTGGCTGACATTGTGTATGGCAATGGACATATTAATCGTTGCTGATTTATTGCGGTCGGATCGTCCTGATACGGCTGAAATGTTGGTTTTCGTTTCATTAACAGCCTGAAGGACCTCATTCAATAATCCCCTCCGGTCATAACCGGTAATTTCAATTTCAACATTGTATTCTTTCCGGTCATTTAAGGCTGTTTCCCACTCAACCGGGATGAGCCTCTGTTTTGCATCATCCGTTTCTATATTAGGACAATCATCACGGTGTACAGAGACTCCTCTGCCCTTTGTAATAAACCCGACGATTTCATCTCCAGGGACAGGATTACAGCAGCGGGAAAGGCGAATCAGCAGGTTATCAATGCCTGAAACCCGGACACCGGATTCGCGTTTTTTGGCAGATGGAAAAGTCTTCAGTTCCGAAACAGCATTTGTAATATCGGAGGTTTGTTCGAGATCGCGTTTCTTGCGCCATTTTTCTGTCAGCCTGTTGGCAACCTGAAGTGCCGTTACCCCGTTATAGCCAACGGCGGCATACATATCTTCCTCTGTGGCAAAGTTGAATTTCTCGGCGACCCTTTTAACATTATCAGATGTCAAAATTTCCTTCAGGTCGAAATCCATATTGCGAATCTCCCGCTCAACAAGCTCTTTCCCTTTTTCCACATTTTCTTCTTTTCTTTGCTTTTTGAAGAAAGTCCTGATTCTATTTTTTGCCTGTGAAGTCTGAGCAAGCTTCAGCCAATCTTTGCTCGGTCCATAGGAATGCTTGGATGTCAGAATTTCGATGATATCGCCGGTCTTCAGTTTGTAATCCAGCGTGACCATTTTCCCGTTGACTTTGGCACCGATTGTCTTGTTTCCAATTTCCGAGTGAATCCGGTAAGCAAAGTCAATTGGAACGGAGCCGGAAGGAAGTTCGATGACATCCCCTTTAGGAGTAAAGACAAACACCATATCGGAAAACAAATCGATCTTCAGTGATTCCATGAACTCTTCAGCATTTGCAGCATCATCCTGAAACTCCAGGATTTCACGGAACCAGGTCAGCTTCTCCTCAAA includes:
- a CDS encoding SH3 domain-containing protein, which translates into the protein MEKRKPLILVICLMLLAGITQAETQVKAENNSVTITTNNLNVRQGPGLSYPILGQAQKGDQFNTLSREEEWIKINFQGENGYVASWLVSDMTTSQTGEKAASTNSQAVITTDGLRVRKGPGTSYGVLGTIQKGTAYKVKGTEGSWVKIQTPYGDGWVANEFVQYSGSQKKNSLSSSKTGKITANSLNVRTKPSLQSDIIGKLNSGETVAVFSQNDSWTEISFSGNTGWISSQYIAVQSSPSESKPKQSASGKSGTVTATSLTIRNKGSLNGKPIGSVTKGQTFPILEQADNWAKIEYQPGSYGWVASWFIDIAAEKNSGSSQQSVNGSSAIILHNGSNIRKKASTQSSVIHRANKGDSFEIISLNNDWYEIRLPNGGQGFVAGWIVTVEGSAPAITKPGAEKHLKNKTIVLDPGHGGRDNGTTGARGTREKDITIRTAQLLAEKLRAAGANVILTRNGDTYLPLPSRVGISHYHNADAFISIHYDSTPDRTARGATTYYYHSFQKELAANIHSNVTSMTNLRDRGYRVGDYHVIRENKRNAVLIELGYLSNPAEEALIASAQYQQSAAAGIYQGLARYFKN
- the dtd gene encoding D-aminoacyl-tRNA deacylase, with amino-acid sequence MRVVVQRSKEASVTVDGKTVGSIKKGFVLLVGVTHEDKEEDAAFLADKIANLRVFEDENGKMNFSLLDQEGEILSVSQFTLYGDCRKGRRPNFMEAASPAHAVKIYDAFNRYLEVKGLKVETGEFGAMMDVQLTNDGPVTLILESK
- a CDS encoding RelA/SpoT family protein — encoded protein: MANDQVLTAEQVINRAKEYLNDEHAELVKKAYEFAKHAHREQYRKSGEPYIIHPIQVAGILADLEMDPSTVAAGFLHDVVEDTEVSLENIEEAFNSEVAMLVDGVTKLGKIKYKSQEEQQAENHRKMFVAMAQDIRVILIKLADRLHNMRTLKHLPAEKQRRISNETLEIFAPLAHRLGISKIKWELEDTALRYLNPQQYYRIVNLMKKKRAEREEYLDDVINVMRGRLSEVSIKAEISGRPKHIYSIYRKMALQNKQFNEIYDLLAVRIVVSSIKDCYAVLGIIHTCWKPMPGRFKDYIAMPKQNMYQSLHTTVIGPKGDPLEVQIRTMDMHRIAEFGIAAHWAYKEGKRVNEGSSFEEKLTWFREILEFQDDAANAEEFMESLKIDLFSDMVFVFTPKGDVIELPSGSVPIDFAYRIHSEIGNKTIGAKVNGKMVTLDYKLKTGDIIEILTSKHSYGPSKDWLKLAQTSQAKNRIRTFFKKQRKEENVEKGKELVEREIRNMDFDLKEILTSDNVKRVAEKFNFATEEDMYAAVGYNGVTALQVANRLTEKWRKKRDLEQTSDITNAVSELKTFPSAKKRESGVRVSGIDNLLIRLSRCCNPVPGDEIVGFITKGRGVSVHRDDCPNIETDDAKQRLIPVEWETALNDRKEYNVEIEITGYDRRGLLNEVLQAVNETKTNISAVSGRSDRNKSATINMSIAIHNVSHLQKVVERIKQIPDIYAVRRIMN